The Filimonas lacunae genomic sequence CGTAAAATATGCGTTAGGTATTAAAAATGCTTCCTGCATTGCCTTTGATGTTTTGTTTGGTTGTCCCGGATGGCTGATGGCGTTAATGCAGGCCGACGCTTTTTTTAAAGCAGGAATGTCCCGTAGTGCGCTTATTATTGGCGCCGAAACTTTATCGCGGGTATATGATCCTTTCGACAGGGATAGTATGATTTTTAGTGATGGGGCCGGAGCAGCCGTATTGGAATATATACAAACCGAAGGCGGGGTACTGGCCAGTAATGCGTTAAGTCATTGCCAGGAAGAGCTGGGGTATTTGCAAATGGCGCCTGGTAATCATCCCGAAGCCTGTTCTCAAACCCTGCAACTGAAAATGAAAGGAAGAAAAGTGTATGAATATGCACTAAAGCATGTGCCGCTGGCTATGAAGGCTTGTGTAGATAAAAGCGGTGTAGCTATCACAGATATTAAAAAGGTATTTATTCACCAGGCAAATGAAAAAATGGATGAAGCCATCCTGGATGCTTTTTTCCGCCTGTACAATATGGAGGCGCCTGAAAATAGCATGCCTATGAATATTCACGACCTGGGAAATAGCTCTGTGGCTACCATACCTACATTATATGATATGGTAGTCCATGATTACTATCAGCAACACAAACTGGAAAATGGCGATGTGGTGCTGTTTGCTTCAGTAGGCGCGGGTATGAATATTAACGCCGTTTGTTACAGGTATGTAAAATAATTAAGGTTTAAATGCTTCCACATTTGTAGCAACAGGTCCTTTGGGGCCTTTTCCTATATTAAACTGAACCTTATCGTTTTCGCGTGCATTGAATGTAAGTTCTGATGTATGCACAAAAATGCTTTCCTGCGAAACGTGATCGGTAATAAAGCCAAAACCTTTATCGTAGTTGAAGAAGGTGATAGTGCCTGTTCTCAATAAGTCAACCGGTATATCTTCCATTTTAGGAATGGCAATCATCATGTCTTCTTTTCTGAATACCTGCTTTTTGCGTGGATCGGCTGGTTTGTCGGCCAGGTTGCCATTTTCATCTACATAAGCCAACATGTCTTCCAGGCTTTTTCCTTTCTCCTTATTGGTTTTTCGTTCCAGCATCTTGTCTTTCTTGTCCATTTGTTTTTTAAGACGCTGTCTTTCTCTTTCTCTTTTAGTAAATGTGTCTTGCGATTTTGCCATATTGAATTGTTAAGTGAATAATACAAAACCCCGTACTATTCTGTAAAGAACAATACGGGGCTTGTTTGCATTATATATGGATTACCATTTATTGTTGCGAGAATA encodes the following:
- a CDS encoding 3-oxoacyl-ACP synthase III family protein encodes the protein MNTVITGTGSYIPERVVTNNDFIEQDFFAEDKLQIKQDKKVVIDKFEAITGIKERRYADNGMNASDLATIAAERAIVNSQIDREALDLIIVAHNFGDVSHGNRQADTVPALASRVKYALGIKNASCIAFDVLFGCPGWLMALMQADAFFKAGMSRSALIIGAETLSRVYDPFDRDSMIFSDGAGAAVLEYIQTEGGVLASNALSHCQEELGYLQMAPGNHPEACSQTLQLKMKGRKVYEYALKHVPLAMKACVDKSGVAITDIKKVFIHQANEKMDEAILDAFFRLYNMEAPENSMPMNIHDLGNSSVATIPTLYDMVVHDYYQQHKLENGDVVLFASVGAGMNINAVCYRYVK
- a CDS encoding cold-shock protein, with translation MAKSQDTFTKRERERQRLKKQMDKKDKMLERKTNKEKGKSLEDMLAYVDENGNLADKPADPRKKQVFRKEDMMIAIPKMEDIPVDLLRTGTITFFNYDKGFGFITDHVSQESIFVHTSELTFNARENDKVQFNIGKGPKGPVATNVEAFKP